In the genome of Pempheris klunzingeri isolate RE-2024b chromosome 11, fPemKlu1.hap1, whole genome shotgun sequence, one region contains:
- the sars1 gene encoding serine--tRNA ligase, cytoplasmic, which produces MVLDLDQFRTDKGGDPEVIRETQRKRFKDVALVDKLVAADTEWRKCRFTADNLNKAKNLCSKSIGEKMKKKEPVGEDESVPEDAQNLESLSAETLSALTVTQIKKVRVLVDEAVERSDSERMKLEAERFEYLREIGNLLHPSVPISNDEDADNKVERTWGDCTVQKKYSHVDLVVMIDGFDSERGAVVAGSRGYFLKGPLVFLEQALINYALRILHSKNYTMLYTPFFMRKEVMQEVAQLSQFDEELYKVIGKSSEKSDDSSIDEKYLIATSEQPIAAFLRDEWLKPEDLPIRYAGFSTCFRQEVGSHGRDTRGIFRVHQFEKIEQFVYASPHDGKSWEMFDEMIGTAEELYQSLGIPYRIVNIVSGALNHAASKKLDLEAWFPGSGAFRELVSCSNCTDYQARRLRIRYGQTKKMMDKAEFVHMLNATMCATTRVMCAILENYQTEEGIAIPEKLRDFMPPGLTEIIKFVKPAPIDQEVAKKAKKQQDGGGKKKKQGGGGGDQNLSNAMDNMSVNNS; this is translated from the exons ATGGTGCTCGACCTGGACCAGTTTCGCACCGACAAAGGCGGCGACCCCGAAGTCATCCGCGAAACTCAAAGGAAGAGGTTTAAAGACGTGGCACTCGTCGATAAGCTGGTCGCCGCAGATACAGAGTGGAGAAAAT GCCGCTTCACTGCAGACAACCTCAACAAAGCAAAGAACCTCTGCAGCAAGAGCATTGGGGAGAAAATGAAG AAGAAGGAACCTGTTGGGGAGGATGAGTCTGTCCCTGAAGATGCACAGAACCTGGAGTCCTTATCAGCTGAGACACTATCG GCCCTGACGGTAACCCAGATCAAGAAGGTGCGTGTGTTGGTGGACGAGGCAGTGGAGAGAAGCGACAGTGAGAGGATGAAGCTGGAGGCGGAGCGCTTCGAGTATCTGAGGGAGATCGGCAACCTCCTGCACCCGTCTGTACCCATCAGCAATGATGAG GATGCAGACAACAAGGTGGAGCGCACCTGGGGCGACTGCACCGTCCAGAAGAAGTACTCCCACGTTGACCTGGTGGTCATGATTGATGGCTTTGATAGCGAGAGGGGGGCTGTTGTGGCTGGGAGCAGAGGTTACTTTCTGAAG GGGCCCTTGGTGTTCCTGGAGCAGGCTCTGATCAATTACGCCTTAAGGATCCTCCACAGCAAGAATTACACCATGCTCTACACGCCCTTCTTCATGAGGAAAGAGGTCATGCAGGAAGTCGCCCAGCTGAGCCAGTTTGATGAAGAGCTTTACAAG GTCATCGGTAAGAGCAGTGAGAAGTCAGACGACAGCTCCATCGATGAGAAGTACCTCATTGCCACCTCCGAGCAGCCCATCGCTGCCTTCCTCAGGGACGAGTGGCTCAAACCCGAGGACCTGCCCATCCGCTACGCCGGCTTCTCCACCTgcttcagacaggaagtggggtCCCACGGCCGCGACACCCGCGGGATCTTCAGGGTGCACCAGTTTGAGAAG ATTGAGCAGTTCGTCTACGCGTCCCCGCATGACGGCAAATCATGGGAGATGTTTGATGAGATGATAGGAACGGCAGAGGAGTTATATCAGTCACTAGGAATCCCTTATCGCATTGTCAACATTGTCTCTG GTGCCCTAAATCATGCAGCCAGTAAGAAGCTGGATCTGGAGGCCTGGTTCCCCGGCTCTGGAGCTTTCAGAGAGCTGGTCTCCTGCTCGAACTGCACCGACTACCAGGCCCGGCGCCTCCGCATCCGCTACGGACAGACCAAAAAGATGATGGACAAG GCAGAGTTCGTGCACATGTTGAACGCAACCATGTGCGCCACCACACGTGTGATGTGTGCCATCCTGGAGAATTACCAAACCGAAGAGGGCATTGCTATTCCAGAGAAGCTCAGGGATTTCATGCCTCCTG GCTTGACGGAGATCATTAAGTTCGTGAAGCCTGCTCCTATTGATCAGGAGGTCGCTAAGAAGGCAAAGaagcagcaggatggtggagggaagaagaagaagcagggaggaggaggaggagaccagaACCTGTCCAACGCCATGGACAACATGTCCGTCAACAACTCGTAG